The following coding sequences lie in one Trichoderma breve strain T069 chromosome 1, whole genome shotgun sequence genomic window:
- a CDS encoding alcohol dehydrogenase groES-like domain-containing protein — protein sequence MTSLPKTYKAVVQKSATDTWELSDVPLQHPKANQVLVKVLDCGVCFSDVMIGTGEMGNIFPRVLGHEIVGDIVEVGPGVTTFQQGQRVGGAWHGGHDGICRQCQRSIFQLCDNAAINGVTQDGGFAEYVILRTEAVVRIPKELDPAKTAPLLCAGVTVFNGLGGLGHLAVQYANKMGYEVVAISTGDDKAAFAKQLGAHHYINSKKTNVSEELMKLGGAAIVVQTAPDPAVYGALMKGLAVEGKLLNLAVGAPFEVEPAVINMRAAAVQGWPSGHALDSEEAIRFALLHGVECMVETYPLAETQKAIQSLVSGKPRFSNVLVMQ from the exons ATGACTTCTCTACCAAAAACCTACAAGGCCGTGGTACAAAAGTCCGCCACCGATACCTGGGAACTATCAGATGTCCCACTTCAACATCCCAAAGCCAACCAGGTCCTAGTCAAGGTCCTAGATTGTGGTGTTTGCTTCAGTGATGTGATGATCGGTACAGGCGAAATGGGCAACATTTTCCCTCGCGTACTTGGTCACGAAATTGTCGGGGATATTGTCGAGGTTGGCCCAGGTGTTACTACTTTTCAACAAGGCCAGCGCGTTGGCGGTGCTTGGCACGGTGGTCATGATGGCATCTGCCGACAATGCCAGCGGAGCATCTTCCAGTTATGCGACAACGCCGCGATCAACGGCGTTACACAGGACGGTGGCTTTGCTGAATACGTGATCCTACGCACAGAGGCAGTTGTCCGTATCCCCAAGGAGCTCGATCCGGCCAAGACCGCTCCTCTTCTATGCGCCGGCGTTACAGTCTTTAATG gccttggtggcctcggTCACTTAGCCGTCCAATACGCCAACAAGATGGGCTATGAGGTTGTCGCTATATCAACAGGCGATGATAAGgctgcctttgccaagcaACTTGGTGCTCATCACTACATCAACTCCAAGAAAACCAACGTTTCCGAAGAGCTCATGAAGCTCGGTGGTGCTGCCATTGTCGTGCAAACTGCCCCTGATCCTGCCGTCTATGGGGCTTTGATGAAGGGCCTAGCTGTTGAGGGCAAGCTGCTCAATTTGGCTGTCGGGGCTCCTTTTGAGGTTGAGCCGGCAGTCATTAATATGAGAGCAGCCGCAGTCCAGGGATGGCCGAGTGGACATGCCTTGGATAGTGAAGAAGCAATTCGCTTCGCATTGTTGCACGGAGTTGAATGCATGGTAGAGACCTATCCGCTAGCAGAGACACAGAAGGCGATTCAGAGTCTGGTGTCTGGGAAGCCAAGATTCAGCAATGTCTTGGTGATGCAGTAA
- a CDS encoding amidase domain-containing protein, which translates to MNYLGNWEEAIEYTDYQAPWNPRADGYQSTGGSSSGSAAAIAAYDWLDIAIGTDTWGSITRPAHWCGCFGLRPSIGSISTDGIVPYVQSWDVPGILARDLQKCRSFAQEWLNFDNFEKSPESFSSIIWPTDFWKIIDSKQSSVAKSFAQHMAISLNIKFEEISFEERWRIAPPSAYAPLLPEFISQATASLAYDVYHNSEDFRSRYWDMFKRAPYTTMQNERLWDAGKNTTLKERNKGFERIDIYHQWFQQTILTGDHTNAITVMPLENATPRYRDDVPNFQRPPQDGINALALEPVMKSPVLAVPIAEIPYHSRVTDWEEKLPFAVALMGAPGTDLKLLDTTIQILQSLHLPTVVQVGRSMYEG; encoded by the exons ATGAACTATCTTGGGAACTGGGAGGAGGCAATCGAGTATACCGACTATCAAGCACCATGGAATCCTAGGGCAGACGGCTATCAATCCACTGGAGGCAGTAGTTCGGGCAGTGCTGCGGCCATTGCTGCCTATGATTGGCTTGATATCGCTATTGGTACAGACA CTTGGGGGAGCATTACTCGGCCTGCTCACTGGTGTGGGTGTTTTGGTCTGCGCCCTAGTATTGGAAGTATCTCTACGGACGGTATTGTGCCATATGTCCA ATCCTGGGATGTTCCAGGAATTCTAGCAAGAGATTTGCAAAAGTGTAGGAGTTTTGCTCAAGAATGGTTGAATTTTGACAACTTTGAAAAGTCACCCGAG tcgttttcttcaatcaTATGGCCAACTGATTTCTGGAAAATCATTGACTCCAAGCAGAGCAGTGTAGCAAAGTCTTTCGCCCAACATATGGCTATTTCGCTGAATATTAAGTTTGAAGAGATTTCGTTTGAAGAGCGTTGGAGGATTGCACCGCCAAGCGCTTATGCACCTTTGCTACCGGAATTCATCAGTCAG GCTACCGCTAGTCTAGCATACGATGTGTATCACAACAGCGAAGACTTTCGTTCCCGGTACTGGGACATGTTTAAACGAGCACCTTACACCACCATGCAAAATGAGCGACTTTG GGATGCTGGAAAGAACACAACTTTGAAGGAAAGGAATAAGGGATTCGAGAGAATAGACATCTACCACCAGTGGTTCCAACAAACAATCTTGACAGGAGACCATACAAATGCCATCACGGTAATGCCGCTTGAGAATGCAACGCCAAGATACAGAGACGATGTCCCCAA CTTCCAACGGCCGCCACAAGATGGTATCAACGCCTTGGCTCTTGAACCCGTTATGAAGTCACCAGTTCTTGCTGTTCCAA TTGCCGAAATTCCATATCATTCCAGAGTCACCGACTGGGAGGAAAAGTTGCCATTTGCGGTGGCACTTATGGGAGCACCAg GTACCGACTTGAAATTGCTTGACACTACCATCCAAATTTTGCAGTCTTTGCATCTCCCCACAGTTGTTCAAGTAGGAAGATCCATGTACGAAGGTTAG
- a CDS encoding amidase domain-containing protein has product MVGINLATVFPVPPENSIDISEEWMRKHLDEYKTDDVFNEVFLANVVFLESRQRNAFGRPHITKDAINFLYEHGTKQYTSSSSSNYLPGPHVLVDQELREVWKLVDDSYGTCMITLKPHPSDILEALMIRGQDHALSFALPSRIKSKFQSLPLAGLRILIKDNIHLKGIKTSVGSRAFYDTYPLRKNLPSVSKSWSTKAYL; this is encoded by the exons ATGGTCGGCATAAATTTGGCCACAGTATTTCCTGTTCCGCCGGAGAACTCCATAGACATATCGGAGGAATGGATGCGGAAGCACCTCGACGAATACAAGACAGACGATGTCTTCAACGAAGTGTTTCTCGCCAACGTCGTGTTCCTCGAGTCGCGTCAACGTAATGCATTTGGGAGACCCCACATAACGAAGGACGCCATCAACTTTCTTTACGAGCATGGCACGAAACAATATACatccagctcgtcgtcgaATTATCTCCCTGGTCCTCATGTGTTGGTCGATCAGGAGCTTAGAGAGGTGTGGAAGTTGGTGGACGATTCATATGGGACTTGTATGATCACTTTAAAGCCACA CCCATCCGACATACTAGAAGCTCTTATGATTAGGGGTCAAGATCATGCCCTCAGCTTTGCCCTCCCTTCTCGCATCAAAAGCAAGTTTCAGAGCCTTCCACTTGCTGGACTTCGCATCCTGATTAAAGACAACATTCACTTAAAGGGCATCAAGACGTCTGTAGGCAGCCGTGCTTTCTACGACACTTATCCCCTCAGGAAAAATCTGCCCAGTGTATCCAAGAGTTGGTCGACAAAGGCGTATTTATAG
- a CDS encoding fungal zn(2)-Cys(6) binuclear cluster domain-containing protein, with protein sequence MEANNSLPRPTVAVSMDTTNSSKKRKRPKDVPSHTRILAACDACRVSKTRCDSARPTCAKCAERGVGCHYPDKDPFSIFETWGKKILTAVEEQGRLLSSLSENGFQPRPDQHQMSRLLDMDGDNLETMSRKDTPWTPITGSDMILGWSVFPQERPVSTFPSSEYAEKPKPSDLEVSNPSPERMFELRDIYMSKIQAKNPIVDADQLDAHIAYVLENGFGWSATSCLVLLVFALAAVWGNYPDDERRNIESDEELDLYPRQRVTMAVPDHRMRESLMYIAMAQKRMSTAYLDDSLLGVVCFCLFGMWYQYNIEPIPGWKMFRTASMMWEAYNLKHSDGKTQRPKQEESLEQRLYWTCLKSECEVRHELNGLPSCTLQESSFPYALPTFPTIESFGQSPVDSTRHEQSTTLSYYYYLAEISLRRLLNRTRSAATVLSPNIDSLTASQLADTLQKLEGQLQQWLDCLPPALRFHIPPDSRPSPDEPELVKLMRERYAEVRELLCRAYLYMCLHGGMRLTRSQVETFGAHASLGLRLSIYRIQTENAFFRHPGSWGACRVRFNHALCLIAAFRGKQAGVESAAHVVVPPLWRECVGMVHERLETWGDQGGGIREMAVLLDWLLKQ encoded by the exons ATGGAGGCGAACAACTCCCTCCCGCGGCCAACTGTTGCTGTCTCGATGGATACAACAAATAGTagtaagaagagaaaacgcCCTAAAGACGTTCCCTCGCATACAAGGATCCTGGCCGCCTGTGACGCATGCCGCGTTAGCAAGACCCGGTGCGACTCTGCTCGCCCGACGTGCGCAAAATGCGCCGAGCGCGGCGTGGGCTGCCATTATCCTGATAAAGATCCATTCTCAAT ATTCGAAACCTGGGGCAAGAAAATTTTGACGGCCGTTGAAGAGCAGGGGCGTCTTCTGTCCAGCCTCTCAGAGAATGGCTTCCAGCCGCGGCCCGACCAACATCAGATGTCTCGCCTGCTGGACATGGACGGAGACAATCTCGAGACCATGTCGCGAAAGGACACTCCTTGGACGCCAATCACAGGCTCTGACATGATCCTGGGCTGGTCTGTGTTTCCGCAGGAGCGGCCGGTCAGCACGTTTCCCTCGTCAGAGTACGCCGAGAAGCCGAAGCCATCCGATCTTG AAGTGTCAAACCCTTCCCCAGAACGCATGTTTGAGCTGCGAGACATTTACATGAGCAAGATCCAGGCAAAGAACCCCATTGTCGACGCCGACCAACTTGATGCTCACATTGCATACGTCCTGGAAAACGGCTTTGGTTGGTCAGCCACCTCATGTCTCGTGCTCTTGGTGTTTGCGCTGGCCGCCGTCTGGGGCAACTACCCCGATGATGAGCGGCGAAATATAGAGTCagacgaggagctggatcTCTATCCCAGGCAGCGCGTCACCATGGCCGTGCCTGATCACCGCATGAGAGAGTCTTTGATGTACATTGCCATGGCACAGAAACGAATGTCTACGGCGTACTTAGACGATTCGTTGCTCGGCGTCGTGtgcttttgtctctttgg AATGTGGTATCAGTATAATATTGAACCAATACCTGGGTGGAAAATGTTTCGAACAGCTTCAATGATGTGGGAAGCATACAACTTGAAGCATTCCGATGGCAAGACGCAGCGGCCGAAGCAGGAAGAGA GTCTTGAACAACGACTGTACTGGACATGTCTCAAATCCGAATG TGAGGTACGGCACGAACTCAATGGCCTCCCCTCGTGCACACTGCAAGAATCATCATTCCCCTACGCCCTCCCTACCTTTCCAACAATCGAGAGCTTCGGCCAAAGCCCCGTCGACAGCACCCGTCACGAGCAGTCCACCACGCTGTCCTACTACTACTACCTCGCCGAGATCTCCCTCCGCCGCCTGCTCAACCGCACCCGCAGCGCCGCCACCGTCCTATCACCAAACATCGACTCCCTTACCGCCTCTCAGCTCGCAGACACCTTGCAGAAACTCGAAGGCCAGCTACAGCAATGGCTCGACTGCCTGCCCCCAGCCTTACGCTTCCACATCCCGCCCGACTCGCGACCATCGCCCGACGAGCCCGAACTCGTCAAGCTCATGCGCGAGCGGTACGCCGAGGTCCGCGAGCTCCTCTGCCGGGCCTACCTGTACATGTGTCTCCACGGCGGCATGCGTCTAACACGCTCACAAGTCGAAACATTCGGTGCTCACGCTTCTCTAGGGCTAAGGCTGAGCATCTATCGGATCCAGACGGAAAACGCCTTCTTCCGGCACCCCGGATCGTGGGGAGCCTGCCGCGTGCGCTTCAACCACGCGCTGTGCCTGATTGCGGCATTTCGGGGCAAGCAGGCTGGGGTGGAGTCGGCGGCGCATGTTGTCGTGCCACCGCTGTGGCGAGAATGCGTGGGCATGGTTCATGAGAGGCTGGAGACATGGGGGGATCAGGGAGGGGGGATCAGGGAGATGGCTGTTTTGTTGGATTGGCTGCTGAAGCAGTAA
- a CDS encoding fibronectin type III-like domain-containing protein: MGEWQQQTKLGFDVETVLAQLSQNQKIALLSGIDFWHTYPIPEHNVPSVRLTDGPNGIRGTKFFAGVPAACLPCGTALASTWDKQLLRRAGKLLGDECIAKGAHCWLGPTINTPRSPLGGRGFESFSEDPHLSGILAASMILGCESTGVISAVKHFVGNDQEHERRAVDCLITQRALREVYLRPFQIVARDAKPGALMTSYNKVNGKHVADSAEMLEDLLREEWDWDPLIVSDWYGTYTTIDAIKAGLDLEMPGVSRYRGKYIESALQARLLKQSTIDERARRVLKFAQKAGQLKVSEVERGRDFPEDRALNRQISSSSIVLLKNEDSFLPLPKTNAKVALIGSHVRLPAISGGGSASLLPYYTVSLYDAVSEALPGASITHEVGAYAHQMLPVISSMLSKAVIHFYNDPITVTDRKLLGSENVASTSFQLMDYNGVPSLNKAMFWGTLLGDFVPTETGTWEFGLSVFGTANLYIDDELLIDNTTHQTRGTAFFGKGTTEKIGTKKMVAGSTYKLRLEFGSANTTKMETVGMVNFGGGAVHLGACVKIEPREMIARAVRAAADADYTIICTGLSGEWESEGFDRPHMDLPPGVDTMISQVLDAAPNAVVVNQSGTPVTMKWAHKAKAIVQAWYGGNETGHGIADVLFGDVNPSGKLSLSWPVDVKHNPAYLNYASVGGRVLYGEDVYVGYKFYEKTEREVLFPFGHGLSYATFALSDPVVKTVPETFRPNQPSVAIVRIKNTSKVAGAQVLQLYISAPNSPTQRPAKELQGFEKVYLEAGEEKEVHIPIDKYATSFWDEIENKFKSEEGTYEVLVGVSSQEILGKGKLVVPETRYWLGL, encoded by the exons aTGGGcgagtggcagcagcagacaaAATTGGGCTTTGACGTCGAGACCGTCCTGGCCCAGCTGTCCCAAAACCAAAAGATTGCTCTCTTGTCCG GCATTGATTTTTGGCATACTTATCCCATTCCGGAGCACAACGTGCCGTCAGTTCGCCTGACGGACGGCCCCAATGGCATCCGCGGCACAAAGTTCTTCGCCGGCGTGCCCGCCGCTTGCCTGCCCTGTGGAACGGCGTTGGCCTCCACCTGGGACAAGCAGCTGCTCAGGAGGGCAGGAAAGCTGCTTGGTGATGAGTGCATCGCCAAGGGAGCTCACTGCTGGCTGGGGCCTACCATCAACACGCCCAGATCGCCCCTGGGCGGTCGTGGCTTCGAGTCCTTCTCGGAAGACCCTCATCTGTCTGGCATCCTCGCTGCTTCGATGATTCTTGGTTGTGAAAGCACTGGTGTCATCTCTGCCGTGAAGCATTTCGTAGGCAACGATCAGGAGCACGAGAGACGAGCAGTGGACTGCCTCATCACTCAACGGGCTTTAAGAGAGGTATACCTGCGGCCTTTTCAAATCGTAGCCCGAGATGCAAAGCCCGGCGCCTTGATGACTTCCTACAACAAGGTGAATGGCAAGCATGTCGCCGACAGTGCAGAGATGCTAGAGGATCTGCTGCGAGAGGAGTGGGATTGGGATCCTCTCATTGTCAGTGACTGGTACGGCACGTACACCaccatcgacgccatcaaggctgGCCTTGACCTCGAGATGCCCGGCGTCTCAAGATATCGAGGCAAATACATCGAGTCTGCCTTGCAAGCTCGCCTGCTTAAGCAATCCACCATCGACGAGCGTGCCCGCAGGGTTCTCAAGTTTGCCCAAAAGGCCGGACAGCTGAAAGTCTCAGAGGTAGAGAGGGGGCGTGATTTCCCAGAGGACCGCGCCCTGAATCGCCAGAttagtagcagcagcatcgtccTCCTTAAGAACGAAGACtcctttttgcctcttccCAAAACCAACGCCAAGGTAGCCCTCATTGGCTCCCACGTGCGATTACCAGCTATTTCTGGAGGTGGCAGCGCCTCACTATTGCCTTACTATACCGTCTCCCTTTACGATGCCGTTTCGGAAGCCTTACCAGGTGCCTCCATCACTCATGAAGTCGGTGCATACGCGCATCAGATGCTCCCAGTCATCTCTTCAATGCTGTCCAAGGCTGTCATCCACTTCTATAACGACCCCATCACCGTCACCGACAGAAAGCTCCTCGGCAGCGAAAACGTTGCGTCAACATCCTTCCAGCTCATGGACTACAACGGCGTCCCGAGCCTGAACAAGGCCATGTTCTGGGGAACTTTACTTGGAGACTTTGTTCCCACCGAGACGGGCACTTGGGAGTTTGGCCTCAGCGTCTTTGGCACTGCAAACCTGTACATTGACGACGAGCTCCTCATCGACAACACCACGCACCAGACCCGTGGCACTGCCTTTTTCGGCAAGGGAACCACGGAAAAGATTGGCaccaagaagatggtggctgGCAGCACGTACAAGCTGCGGCTCGAGTTTGGATCCGCCAACACGACCAAGATGGAAACCGTTGGCATGGTCAACTTTGGAGGCGGTGCCGTCCATCTCGGCGCCTGTGTGAAGATTGAGCCTCGTGAGATGATTGCTCGTGCTGTCCGAGCTGCAGCGGACGCTGACTACACAATCATCTGCACAGGGTTGAGTGGCGAGTGGGAGTCTGAGGGCTTTGACCGTCCACACATGGACCTTCCTCCCGGCGTGGACACGATGATCTCGCAGGTCCTCGATGCTGCGCCAAACGCGGTTGTCGTCAACCAGTCGGGGACGCCGGTCACGATGAAATGGGCCCATAAAGCAAAGGCCATTGTTCAGGCATGGTACGGCGGCAACGAGACGGGCCACGGCATTGCCGATGTGTTGTTTGGCGATGTCAATCCCTCTGGAAAGCTGTCTCTCTCATGGCCCGTTGACGTCAAGCACAACCCTGCTTACCTCAACTATGCGAGTGTTGGCGGTCGTGTTTTGTACGGAGAGGATGTGTATGTGGGCTACAAGTTTTacgagaagacggagagagagGTCTTGTTTCCTTTTGG ACACGGATTGTCGTATGCCACTTTTGCCCTTTCAGATCCCGTCGTCAAGACAGTCCCCGAAACCTTCCGGCCGAACCAGCCCAGCGTGGCAATAGTCAGGATCAAAAACACAAGCAAGGTCGCCGGTGCCCAGGTCCTGCAGCTGTACATTTCCGCCCCCAACTCCCCGACGCAACGCCCAGCAAAGGAGCTGCAAGGATTCGAAAAAGTATACCTAGAGGCgggcgaggagaaggaggtgcACATTCCCATTGACAAGTACGCTACTAGCTTCTGGGACGAGATTGAGAACAAGTTCAAGAGCGAGGAGGGGACGTATGAGGTTTTGGTGGGAGTGTCGAGCCAGGAGATTCTGGGCAAGGGAAAGCTGGTTGTTCCCGAGACGCGATACTGGCTGGGGTTGTAG
- a CDS encoding sugar transporter domain-containing protein: MSFLKPTTKETGASEPIVTIIANEDKVPWYKKPNLRYLYCILFPACMGIELTSGFDSQMINALQIVPSWVDYFDNPQGSLKGIIAAAYSLGAILSLPFIPIVNDKFGRRWSIVGGSVIMIIGALIQGFSQHVAMYIVARIILGFGIPTCIVSGSSLIGELGYPKERAVLTSLFNVAYFIGQIVAAAITFGTNSIPNNWGWRIPSLLQMVPSVMQIVFVFMLPESPRWLVTKGRSAEANEILIKYHAEGDADSEFVRAEMAQIQTTIEIETENNKKNWLSIFATAGMRRRTLISSFLGLFTQWSGNTLISYYLGDLLAMIGQTESVFKQKINVAIACWSLFAGVTVSLLVNRFKRRTMYLICTCSLLVVYICWTVTMQQSIAGNLIGHPNKAAGAATIFFIFAYQPCYNIGYNALTYTYLVELWPYVDRSRGISVFQLFGRLSGFFATFVNPIGLQNISWRWLIVYCCWLAFEIVFVYFLFPETAGRTLEELAFLFEDKELADQAVMAVEKVVHHDIDNKAVEIGEVQHEEKSSKV, encoded by the exons ATGAGTTTCCTCAAGCCCACTACCAAGGAGACTGGGGCTTCTGAGCCCATTgtcaccatcatcgccaacgaGGACAAGGTGCCGTGGTACAAGAAGCCGAACCTGAGATATCTTTACTGCATTCTCTTCCCGGCATGTATGGGCATCGAGTTGACGTCTGGGTTTGATTCCCAGATGATCAACGCTCTTCAGATTGTCCCGTCATGGGTTGACT ACTTTGACAATCCTCAGGGATCTCTCAAGGGCATCATCGCGGCAGCATACTCTCTCGGAGCCATTCTGTCGCTGCCCTTTATCCCCATCGTCAATGACAAGTTTGGCAGACGCTGGTCCATCGTGGGCGGCTCCGTCATCATGATTATCGGTGCACTGATCCAGGGTTTCTCTCAACACG TCGCCATGTACATTGTTGCCCGTATCATTCTCGGCTTCGGAATCCCGACCTGCATCGTCTCTGGCTCGTCTCTCATCGGAGAGCTTGGTTACCCCAAGGAGCGTGCCGTCCTCACATCCCTCTTCAACGTCGCCTACTTCATCGGCCAGAttgttgccgccgccatcaccTTTGGCACAAACAGCATCCCCAACAACTGGGGCTGGCGAATCCCCTCTCTGCTGCAGATGGTGCCGTCCGTCATGCagattgtctttgtcttcatgCTGCCCGAAAGCCCCCGATGGCTCGTCACAAAGGGCCGCAGCGCCGAGGCCAACGAGATTCTCATCAAGTACCACGCTGAGGGCGATGCAGACTCGGAGTTTGTTCGCGCTGAAATGGCTCAGATCCAGACGACTATTGAGATTGAGACTgagaacaacaagaagaactggctctccatctttgctACCGCGGGTATGCGACGACGAACTTTGATCTCCTCATTCCTCGGCTTGTTCACCCAATGGTCTGGCAACACTCTTATCTCATACTACCTGGGTGATCTCCTCGCCATGATTGGACAAACCGAGTCCGTCTTTAAGCAAAAGATTAACGTTGCCATTGCCTGTTGGTCTCTCTTCGCCGGTGTCACCGTATCTCTGCTCGTCAACCGCTTCAAGCGTCGCACCATGTACCTCATCTGCACATGCAGTCTGCTCGTTGTCTACATCTGCTGGACTGTGACAATGCAGCAGAGCATCGCTGGAAACTTGATCGGTCACCCCAACAAGGCTGCGGGTGCCGccacaatcttcttcatctttgcctACCAGCCCTGCTACAACATTGGCTACAACGCCCTCACGTACACCTATCTCGTTGAGCTGTGGCCATATGTCGACCGATCTCGCGGTATTTCCGTCTTCCAGCTGTTTGGACGTCTGTCTGGTTTCTTCGCCACCTTTGTGAACCCCATTGGCCTGCAGAACATtagctggagatggctgatTGTctactgctgctggttggcGTTTGAGATTGTCTTTGTCTATTTCTTGTTCCCCGAGACGGCTGGCCGAACCTTGGAAGAACTCGCCTTTT TGTTtgaggacaaggagctggctGACCAAGCCGTCATGGCCGTCGAGAAAGTCGTCCACCACGATATCGACAACAAGGCTGTCGAGATTGGCGAGGTGCAGCACGAGGAGAAGTCTAGCAAAGTCTAG
- a CDS encoding pro-kumamolisin, activation domain-containing protein — MLFKSLVAAFGLQLAVEVVASPLLRDKVPAKRDVPSTHRLHERHPPRTANHWTKRERLSRSTVLPMRIGLKQRNIDAGHARLMDISNPRSANYGKHMTVEEVTDFFAPAQSSVDAVIDWLVSAGIDRKRISQSANKQWIQFDSPAEEAEDLLVTDFYYWEDSTGSHRDIACEQYHLPAHIQEHVDYATPGIRLRANNVMKRDAKKRSVDKRAVTNVPGLRDGPHFTNNVAHMNAVNDVPGVNSTSCSSFITADCIRVQYGVPNGTTAADGNELGIFEDLNDHYSTADLDAFLAAVYPDLDIPAGTYPENRLVDGAIGSYEDLVATIGSQFGGLGQESTLDFQSAIPLIWPQKTVLYQTNDEYYEIVGTQGFFNTFLDAIDGSYCDFTDFGQKQCGVFKPTNVISVSYNGIEDLLPNNYQYRQCDEYLKLGLQGVTVVFSSGDYGVGTHLGCIGPNSEPNVGIIFTPGFPQACPYILAVGGTELRRSDPSAPPVEWEILEEVATTQFPSGGGFSNIFTVADYQTDAVNAYFDTVGDSLPFKSYNQTIVDGNFDNVTDVNQVYNRGGRGFPDVAAVGENQLIVYDGQFGTIGGTSLSTPLWGSFLTLINEKRIAAGKSTLGFVNPALYAHPEVFNDITEGNNNGCSSPDETTLWGFPAAAGWDPVTGLGSPNYTALESVLVAL, encoded by the exons ATGTTGTTCAAGTCGCTAGTAGCGGCCTTTGGCCTTCAACTCGCCGTTGAAGTCGTAGCAAGTCCTCTCTTGCGCGACAAGGTCCCAGCCAAGCGTGATGTTCCATCTACCCACAGGCTTCATGAACGCCACCCGCCCCGCACGGCCAACCACTGGACGAAACGGGAGAGATTGTCCCGATCGACTGTTTTGCCCATGCGCATTGGCTTAAAGCAGCGGAATATCGATGCGGGACATGCCAGGCTTATGGATAT CTCTAACCCGAGATCTGCCAACTATGGCAAACACATGACTGTCGAGGAAGTTACCGACTTCTTTGCTCCGGCACAGTCTAGCGTGGATGCCGTGATTGACTGGCTTGTCTCTGCCGGCATTGATCGCAAGCGCATCAGCCAATCGGCTAACAAGCAG TGGATTCAGTTCGATTCGCCggctgaagaggccgaggatCTCCTGGTGACCGACTTTTACTACTGGGAGGACAGCACAGGCTCACATCGGGACATTGCTTGTGAACAGTATCATCTTCCAGCCCACATTCAGGAGCACGTTGACTATGCGACTCCTGGAATCAGATTGCGCGCAAACAATGTCATGAAGCGCgatgccaagaagcgcaGTGTTGACAAGCGTGCGGTAACAAATGTCCCCGGCCTTCGCGATGGCCCTCACTTTACCAACAATGTCGCCCACATGAATGCTGTGAACGATGTTCCAGGTGTCAATTCCACCTCTTGCAGCAGTTTCATTACAGCTGATTGCATCAGAG TTCAATATGGTGTTCCCAATGGCACGACAGCCGCCGACGGCAATGAGCTCGGAATCTTTGAAGATTTGAACGACCATTACAGCACAGCTGATCTCGACGCATTCCTGGCGGCTGTTTACCC CGACCTTGACATCCCTGCCGGGACATATCCTGAGAACCGTTTGGTCGACGGCGCCATTGGATCTTACGAGGATCTTGTAGCCACTATTGGCTCTCAATTTGGCGGTCTCGGACAAGAATCTACTTTGGACTTCCAGTCGGCCATTCCCCTCATCTGGCCCCAGAAGACAGTCTTGTACCAGACAAATGACGAGTACTATGAGATTGTGGGAACACAGGGATTCTTCAACA CTTTCCTCGATGCTATTGACGGCAGCTACTGCGACTTCACCGATTTCG GACAGAAACAGTGCGGCGTGTTTAAGCCTACCAATGTCATCTCAGTTTCCTACAACGGCATTGAAGATCTTCTCCCCAACAACTACCAGTACCGCCAGTGCGACGAGTACCTGAAGCTGGGTCTGCAGGGCGTTACCGTTGTCTTTTCATCCGGTGACTACGGTGTTGGCACTCATCTGGGCTGCATTGGTCCCAACTCAGAGCCCAACGTCGGAATCATCTTCACTCCTGGTTTCCCCCAGGCATGCCCATACATCCTCGCAGTCGGCGGCACTGAACTGAGGAGGTCAGACCCCAGCGCTCCTCCCGTCGAGTGGGAAATCCTCGAGGAGGTGGCCACTACTCAGTTCCCCAGCGGCGGAGGCTTCAGCAACATCTTCACCGTCGCCGACTACCAGACCGACGCTGTCAACGCCTACTTTGACACAGTGGGAGACTCGCTGCCGTTCAAGTCATACAACCAGACTATCGTGGACGGCAACTTTGACAATGTCACAGACGTCAACCAGGTCTACAACCGCGGGGGCCGTGGTTTCCCTGATGTTGCGGCCGTGGGAGAGAACCAGCTCATTGTTTACGACGGCCAATTTGGCACCATTGGCGGAACTTCGCTGTCGACGCCGCTCTGGGGATCTTTCCTGACTCTGATTAACGAGAAGCGCATTGCTGCTGGCAAGAGCACTCTTGGATTTGTCAACCCAGCTCTG TATGCACACCCAGAGGTATTCAACGACATTACGGAGGGAAACAACAACGGCTGCAGCTCTCCTGATGAGACAACTCTTTGGGGcttccctgctgctgctggatgggATCCGGTGACGGGACTTGG ATCACCGAACTATACCGCCCTTGAGTCGGTTCTGGTCGCTCTGTAA